In Glycine max cultivar Williams 82 chromosome 7, Glycine_max_v4.0, whole genome shotgun sequence, a single window of DNA contains:
- the LOC100780503 gene encoding NDR1/HIN1-like protein 10, with protein sequence MCCRNRFIACTCCIIITLFFMFIISIIVCISPSSVKFHVTDASLTQFNLTSNNTLYYNLKVNVTVRNPNKHTIVYYRRITVISWYKDNAFGWVSLTPFDQGHKNTTFLQAVFEGQRVIKLKSKQLGEYKDETSVGIYKDLAVDFDLRIRAKYGKFKSSRFNTPIVQCRRLRVPLISNGKSVPPFSVTRCKSASFFSDRDAPDVDG encoded by the coding sequence ATGTGTTGCAGAAACCGCTTCATCGCCTGCACCTGCTGCATAATCATCACCCTCTTCTTCATGTTCATAATTTCCATCATCGTCTGCATCTCACCCTCAAGTGTCAAGTTCCATGTAACCGATGCCTCCCTAACACAATTCAACCTCACAAGCAACAACACTTTGTATTACAACTTGAAGGTCAACGTCACAGTGAGAAACCCCAACAAGCACACCATAGTGTACTATAGGAGGATCACAGTAATTTCTTGGTACAAAGATAATGCTTTTGGTTGGGTGAGCTTAACACCCTTTGACCAAGGCCACAAGAACACAACCTTCCTTCAAGCAGTGTTTGAAGGGCAGAGGGTGATTAAGCTCAAATCTAAACAACTTGGTGAGTATAAAGATGAGACAAGTGTTGGGATTTACAAGGACCTTGCTGTGGATTTTGATCTTAGAATCAGAGCCAAGTATGGAAAGTTCAAGAGTAGTCGTTTCAATACACCCATTGTTCAGTGTCGCCGATTGAGGGTTCCTTTGATTTCTAATGGTAAATCAGTACCTCCTTTTAGTGTCACCAGATGCAAAAGTGCTTCTTTCTTCTCAGATCGTGATGCGCCTGATGTTGATGGATAG
- the LOC100783747 gene encoding NDR1/HIN1-like protein 10, whose protein sequence is MCCRNRFIACTCCIIITLFFMFIISIILFWIIISPSNVKFHVTDASLTEFNLTSNNTLYYNLKVNVTVRNPNNKIVVYYRRIKAIAWYKDNDFGWVSLTPFDQGHKNTTFLQAVFEGQRVIKLKPKQLGEYKDETSVGIYEDLAVDFDLRIKANFGRFKSSRFDPPVVQCRRLKVPLISNGKTAPPFSVTKCKIDGSFFADRDSQAEAR, encoded by the coding sequence ATGTGTTGCAGAAACCGCTTCATCGCCTGCACCTGCTGCATAATCATCACCCTCTTCTTCATGTTCATAATTTCCATCATCCTCTTTTGGATAATCATATCCCCATCAAATGTCAAGTTCCATGTAACCGATGCCTCCCTAACAGAATTCAACCTCACAAGCAACAATACCTTGTATTACAACCTAAAGGTCAACGTCACAGTGAGAAACCCCAACAACAAAATCGTAGTGTACTATAGGAGGATCAAAGCAATAGCTTGGTACAAAGATAATGATTTTGGTTGGGTGAGCTTAACACCCTTTGACCAAGGCCACAAGAATACCACTTTCCTTCAAGCAGTGTTTGAAGGGCAAAGAGTGATTAAGCTCAAACCTAAACAACTTGGTGAGTACAAAGATGAGACAAGTGTTGGGATTTACGAGGACTTGGCTGTGGATTTTGATCTTAGAATCAAAGCAAACTTTGGAAGGTTCAAGAGTAGTCGTTTCGATCCACCCGTTGTTCAGTGTCGCCGTTTGAAGGTTCCTTTGATTTCTAATGGTAAAACTGCACCTCCTTTTAGTGTCACCAAATGTAAAATTGATGGTTCTTTCTTTGCAGATCGTGATTCTCAAGCAGAAGCTAGatag